A genomic window from Equus caballus isolate H_3958 breed thoroughbred chromosome 5, TB-T2T, whole genome shotgun sequence includes:
- the CAMK1G gene encoding calcium/calmodulin-dependent protein kinase type 1G isoform X3 yields the protein MGRKEEDDCSSWKKQTTNIRKTFIFMEVLGSGAFSEVFLVKQRVTGKLFALKCIKKSPAFRDSSLENEIAVLKKIKHENIVTLEDIYESTTHYYLVMQLVSGGELFDRILERGVYTEKDASLVIQQVLSAVKYLHENGIVHRDLKPENLLYLTPEENSKIMITDFGLSKMEQSGVMSTACGTPGYVAPEVLAQKPYSKAVDCWSIGVITYILLCGYPPFYEETESKLFEKIKEGYYEFESPFWDDISESAKDFICHLLEKDPNVRYTCEKALRHPWIDGNTALHRDIYPSVSLQIQKNFAKSKWRQAFNAAAVVHHMRKLHMNLHSPGVRPEVENRPPVPQASEALRPSSPEITITEAPALDQSVALPALTRLPCKHSPRPTAPGGRSLNCLVNGSLRISSSLVPMRQGPLAIGPCGCCSSCLSIGSKGKSSYCSEPTLLKKANKKQNFKSEVMVPVKASGSSHCRAGQTGVCLIM from the exons ATGGGTCGAAAGGAAGAAGATGACTGCAGCTCCTGGAAGAAACAGACCACCAACATCCGGAAAACCTTTATCTTCATGGAAGTGCTGGGCTC AGGAGCTTTTTCAGAAGTTTTCCTGGTGAAGCAAAGGGTGACTGGGAAGCTCTTTGCCCTGAAGTGCATCAAGAAGTCCCCTGCCTTCCGGGACAGCAGCCTGGAGAATGAGATCGCCGTGTTGAAAAA GATCAAGCATGAAAACATCGTGACCCTGGAGGACATCTACGAGAGCACCACCCACTACTACCTGGTCATGCAGCT TGTTTCTGGTGGGGAGCTCTTTGACCGGATCCTGGAGCGGGGTGTCTACACAGAGAAGGATGCCAGCCTGGTGATCCAGCAGGTCTTGTCAGCAGTGAAATACCTCCACGAGAATGGCATCGTCCACAGAGACTTAAAG CCTGAAAACCTGCTGTACCTTACTCCTGAAGAGAATTCTAAGATCATGATCACAGACTTTGGTCTGTCTAAGATGGAGcagagtggtgtcatgtccaccgCCTGCGGGACCCCAGGCTACGTGG CTCCAGAAGTATTAGCCCAGAAACCCTACAGCAAGGCTGTGGATTGCTGGTCCATTGGCGTCATCACTTACATATT GTTGTGTGGGTATCCTCCTTtctatgaagaaactgagtctaaGCTTTTTGAGAAGATCAAGGAGGGCTACTATGAGTTTGAGTCTCCATTCTGGGATGACATTTCGGAGTCAG CCAAGGATTTTATTTGCCACTTGCTGGAGAAGGACCCAAACGTGCGGTACACCTGTGAGAAGGCCTTGAGGCACCCCTG GATTGACGGAAATACAGCTCTCCATCGGGACATCTACCCGTCAGTCAGCCTCCAGATCCAGAAGAACTTTGCCAAGAGCAAGTGGAGG CAAGCCTTCAACGCAGCAGCCGTGGTGCACCACATGAGGAAGCTGCACATGAACCTGCACAGCCCGGGCGTCCGGCCAGAGGTGGAGAACAGGCCACCCGTCCCTCAAGCCTCAGAGGCTTTGAGACCCAGCTCCCCTGAGATCACCATCACCGAGGCACCCGCCCTGGACCAGAGCGTGGCACTCCCTGCCCTGACCCGGCTGCCCTGCAAGCACAGCCCCAGGCCCACTGCCCCCGGGGGCAGGTCCCTCAACTGCCTAGTCAATGGCTCCCTCCGCATCAGCAGCAGCCTGGTGCCCATGCGGCAGGGGCCCCTGGCCATCGGGCCCTGCGGCTGCTGCTCCAGCTGCCTGAGCATTGGGAGCAAAGGGAAGTCCTCCTACTGCTCCGAGCCCACGCTCCTTAAAAAGGCCAACAAAAAACA GAACTTCAAATCAGAGGTCATGGTGCCAGTCAAAGCCAGTGGCAGCTCCCACTGCCGGGCGGGGCAGACTGGAGTCTGTCTCATTATGTGA
- the CAMK1G gene encoding calcium/calmodulin-dependent protein kinase type 1G isoform X1, with product MRKTSEKAQESQAGSVLASPEASTLEAMGRKEEDDCSSWKKQTTNIRKTFIFMEVLGSGAFSEVFLVKQRVTGKLFALKCIKKSPAFRDSSLENEIAVLKKIKHENIVTLEDIYESTTHYYLVMQLVSGGELFDRILERGVYTEKDASLVIQQVLSAVKYLHENGIVHRDLKPENLLYLTPEENSKIMITDFGLSKMEQSGVMSTACGTPGYVAPEVLAQKPYSKAVDCWSIGVITYILLCGYPPFYEETESKLFEKIKEGYYEFESPFWDDISESAKDFICHLLEKDPNVRYTCEKALRHPWIDGNTALHRDIYPSVSLQIQKNFAKSKWRQAFNAAAVVHHMRKLHMNLHSPGVRPEVENRPPVPQASEALRPSSPEITITEAPALDQSVALPALTRLPCKHSPRPTAPGGRSLNCLVNGSLRISSSLVPMRQGPLAIGPCGCCSSCLSIGSKGKSSYCSEPTLLKKANKKQNFKSEVMVPVKASGSSHCRAGQTGVCLIM from the exons CATCCCCAGAAGCTTCAACTCTGGAGGCAATGGGTCGAAAGGAAGAAGATGACTGCAGCTCCTGGAAGAAACAGACCACCAACATCCGGAAAACCTTTATCTTCATGGAAGTGCTGGGCTC AGGAGCTTTTTCAGAAGTTTTCCTGGTGAAGCAAAGGGTGACTGGGAAGCTCTTTGCCCTGAAGTGCATCAAGAAGTCCCCTGCCTTCCGGGACAGCAGCCTGGAGAATGAGATCGCCGTGTTGAAAAA GATCAAGCATGAAAACATCGTGACCCTGGAGGACATCTACGAGAGCACCACCCACTACTACCTGGTCATGCAGCT TGTTTCTGGTGGGGAGCTCTTTGACCGGATCCTGGAGCGGGGTGTCTACACAGAGAAGGATGCCAGCCTGGTGATCCAGCAGGTCTTGTCAGCAGTGAAATACCTCCACGAGAATGGCATCGTCCACAGAGACTTAAAG CCTGAAAACCTGCTGTACCTTACTCCTGAAGAGAATTCTAAGATCATGATCACAGACTTTGGTCTGTCTAAGATGGAGcagagtggtgtcatgtccaccgCCTGCGGGACCCCAGGCTACGTGG CTCCAGAAGTATTAGCCCAGAAACCCTACAGCAAGGCTGTGGATTGCTGGTCCATTGGCGTCATCACTTACATATT GTTGTGTGGGTATCCTCCTTtctatgaagaaactgagtctaaGCTTTTTGAGAAGATCAAGGAGGGCTACTATGAGTTTGAGTCTCCATTCTGGGATGACATTTCGGAGTCAG CCAAGGATTTTATTTGCCACTTGCTGGAGAAGGACCCAAACGTGCGGTACACCTGTGAGAAGGCCTTGAGGCACCCCTG GATTGACGGAAATACAGCTCTCCATCGGGACATCTACCCGTCAGTCAGCCTCCAGATCCAGAAGAACTTTGCCAAGAGCAAGTGGAGG CAAGCCTTCAACGCAGCAGCCGTGGTGCACCACATGAGGAAGCTGCACATGAACCTGCACAGCCCGGGCGTCCGGCCAGAGGTGGAGAACAGGCCACCCGTCCCTCAAGCCTCAGAGGCTTTGAGACCCAGCTCCCCTGAGATCACCATCACCGAGGCACCCGCCCTGGACCAGAGCGTGGCACTCCCTGCCCTGACCCGGCTGCCCTGCAAGCACAGCCCCAGGCCCACTGCCCCCGGGGGCAGGTCCCTCAACTGCCTAGTCAATGGCTCCCTCCGCATCAGCAGCAGCCTGGTGCCCATGCGGCAGGGGCCCCTGGCCATCGGGCCCTGCGGCTGCTGCTCCAGCTGCCTGAGCATTGGGAGCAAAGGGAAGTCCTCCTACTGCTCCGAGCCCACGCTCCTTAAAAAGGCCAACAAAAAACA GAACTTCAAATCAGAGGTCATGGTGCCAGTCAAAGCCAGTGGCAGCTCCCACTGCCGGGCGGGGCAGACTGGAGTCTGTCTCATTATGTGA
- the CAMK1G gene encoding calcium/calmodulin-dependent protein kinase type 1G isoform X2, with protein sequence MAFPPPALFQASPEASTLEAMGRKEEDDCSSWKKQTTNIRKTFIFMEVLGSGAFSEVFLVKQRVTGKLFALKCIKKSPAFRDSSLENEIAVLKKIKHENIVTLEDIYESTTHYYLVMQLVSGGELFDRILERGVYTEKDASLVIQQVLSAVKYLHENGIVHRDLKPENLLYLTPEENSKIMITDFGLSKMEQSGVMSTACGTPGYVAPEVLAQKPYSKAVDCWSIGVITYILLCGYPPFYEETESKLFEKIKEGYYEFESPFWDDISESAKDFICHLLEKDPNVRYTCEKALRHPWIDGNTALHRDIYPSVSLQIQKNFAKSKWRQAFNAAAVVHHMRKLHMNLHSPGVRPEVENRPPVPQASEALRPSSPEITITEAPALDQSVALPALTRLPCKHSPRPTAPGGRSLNCLVNGSLRISSSLVPMRQGPLAIGPCGCCSSCLSIGSKGKSSYCSEPTLLKKANKKQNFKSEVMVPVKASGSSHCRAGQTGVCLIM encoded by the exons AtggcctttcctcctcctgctctaTTTCAAG CATCCCCAGAAGCTTCAACTCTGGAGGCAATGGGTCGAAAGGAAGAAGATGACTGCAGCTCCTGGAAGAAACAGACCACCAACATCCGGAAAACCTTTATCTTCATGGAAGTGCTGGGCTC AGGAGCTTTTTCAGAAGTTTTCCTGGTGAAGCAAAGGGTGACTGGGAAGCTCTTTGCCCTGAAGTGCATCAAGAAGTCCCCTGCCTTCCGGGACAGCAGCCTGGAGAATGAGATCGCCGTGTTGAAAAA GATCAAGCATGAAAACATCGTGACCCTGGAGGACATCTACGAGAGCACCACCCACTACTACCTGGTCATGCAGCT TGTTTCTGGTGGGGAGCTCTTTGACCGGATCCTGGAGCGGGGTGTCTACACAGAGAAGGATGCCAGCCTGGTGATCCAGCAGGTCTTGTCAGCAGTGAAATACCTCCACGAGAATGGCATCGTCCACAGAGACTTAAAG CCTGAAAACCTGCTGTACCTTACTCCTGAAGAGAATTCTAAGATCATGATCACAGACTTTGGTCTGTCTAAGATGGAGcagagtggtgtcatgtccaccgCCTGCGGGACCCCAGGCTACGTGG CTCCAGAAGTATTAGCCCAGAAACCCTACAGCAAGGCTGTGGATTGCTGGTCCATTGGCGTCATCACTTACATATT GTTGTGTGGGTATCCTCCTTtctatgaagaaactgagtctaaGCTTTTTGAGAAGATCAAGGAGGGCTACTATGAGTTTGAGTCTCCATTCTGGGATGACATTTCGGAGTCAG CCAAGGATTTTATTTGCCACTTGCTGGAGAAGGACCCAAACGTGCGGTACACCTGTGAGAAGGCCTTGAGGCACCCCTG GATTGACGGAAATACAGCTCTCCATCGGGACATCTACCCGTCAGTCAGCCTCCAGATCCAGAAGAACTTTGCCAAGAGCAAGTGGAGG CAAGCCTTCAACGCAGCAGCCGTGGTGCACCACATGAGGAAGCTGCACATGAACCTGCACAGCCCGGGCGTCCGGCCAGAGGTGGAGAACAGGCCACCCGTCCCTCAAGCCTCAGAGGCTTTGAGACCCAGCTCCCCTGAGATCACCATCACCGAGGCACCCGCCCTGGACCAGAGCGTGGCACTCCCTGCCCTGACCCGGCTGCCCTGCAAGCACAGCCCCAGGCCCACTGCCCCCGGGGGCAGGTCCCTCAACTGCCTAGTCAATGGCTCCCTCCGCATCAGCAGCAGCCTGGTGCCCATGCGGCAGGGGCCCCTGGCCATCGGGCCCTGCGGCTGCTGCTCCAGCTGCCTGAGCATTGGGAGCAAAGGGAAGTCCTCCTACTGCTCCGAGCCCACGCTCCTTAAAAAGGCCAACAAAAAACA GAACTTCAAATCAGAGGTCATGGTGCCAGTCAAAGCCAGTGGCAGCTCCCACTGCCGGGCGGGGCAGACTGGAGTCTGTCTCATTATGTGA
- the CAMK1G gene encoding calcium/calmodulin-dependent protein kinase type 1G isoform X4, which produces MGRASPEASTLEAMGRKEEDDCSSWKKQTTNIRKTFIFMEVLGSGAFSEVFLVKQRVTGKLFALKCIKKSPAFRDSSLENEIAVLKKIKHENIVTLEDIYESTTHYYLVMQLVSGGELFDRILERGVYTEKDASLVIQQVLSAVKYLHENGIVHRDLKPENLLYLTPEENSKIMITDFGLSKMEQSGVMSTACGTPGYVAPEVLAQKPYSKAVDCWSIGVITYILLCGYPPFYEETESKLFEKIKEGYYEFESPFWDDISESAKDFICHLLEKDPNVRYTCEKALRHPWIDGNTALHRDIYPSVSLQIQKNFAKSKWRQAFNAAAVVHHMRKLHMNLHSPGVRPEVENRPPVPQASEALRPSSPEITITEAPALDQSVALPALTRLPCKHSPRPTAPGGRSLNCLVNGSLRISSSLVPMRQGPLAIGPCGCCSSCLSIGSKGKSSYCSEPTLLKKANKKQNFKSEVMVPVKASGSSHCRAGQTGVCLIM; this is translated from the exons ATGGGCAGAG CATCCCCAGAAGCTTCAACTCTGGAGGCAATGGGTCGAAAGGAAGAAGATGACTGCAGCTCCTGGAAGAAACAGACCACCAACATCCGGAAAACCTTTATCTTCATGGAAGTGCTGGGCTC AGGAGCTTTTTCAGAAGTTTTCCTGGTGAAGCAAAGGGTGACTGGGAAGCTCTTTGCCCTGAAGTGCATCAAGAAGTCCCCTGCCTTCCGGGACAGCAGCCTGGAGAATGAGATCGCCGTGTTGAAAAA GATCAAGCATGAAAACATCGTGACCCTGGAGGACATCTACGAGAGCACCACCCACTACTACCTGGTCATGCAGCT TGTTTCTGGTGGGGAGCTCTTTGACCGGATCCTGGAGCGGGGTGTCTACACAGAGAAGGATGCCAGCCTGGTGATCCAGCAGGTCTTGTCAGCAGTGAAATACCTCCACGAGAATGGCATCGTCCACAGAGACTTAAAG CCTGAAAACCTGCTGTACCTTACTCCTGAAGAGAATTCTAAGATCATGATCACAGACTTTGGTCTGTCTAAGATGGAGcagagtggtgtcatgtccaccgCCTGCGGGACCCCAGGCTACGTGG CTCCAGAAGTATTAGCCCAGAAACCCTACAGCAAGGCTGTGGATTGCTGGTCCATTGGCGTCATCACTTACATATT GTTGTGTGGGTATCCTCCTTtctatgaagaaactgagtctaaGCTTTTTGAGAAGATCAAGGAGGGCTACTATGAGTTTGAGTCTCCATTCTGGGATGACATTTCGGAGTCAG CCAAGGATTTTATTTGCCACTTGCTGGAGAAGGACCCAAACGTGCGGTACACCTGTGAGAAGGCCTTGAGGCACCCCTG GATTGACGGAAATACAGCTCTCCATCGGGACATCTACCCGTCAGTCAGCCTCCAGATCCAGAAGAACTTTGCCAAGAGCAAGTGGAGG CAAGCCTTCAACGCAGCAGCCGTGGTGCACCACATGAGGAAGCTGCACATGAACCTGCACAGCCCGGGCGTCCGGCCAGAGGTGGAGAACAGGCCACCCGTCCCTCAAGCCTCAGAGGCTTTGAGACCCAGCTCCCCTGAGATCACCATCACCGAGGCACCCGCCCTGGACCAGAGCGTGGCACTCCCTGCCCTGACCCGGCTGCCCTGCAAGCACAGCCCCAGGCCCACTGCCCCCGGGGGCAGGTCCCTCAACTGCCTAGTCAATGGCTCCCTCCGCATCAGCAGCAGCCTGGTGCCCATGCGGCAGGGGCCCCTGGCCATCGGGCCCTGCGGCTGCTGCTCCAGCTGCCTGAGCATTGGGAGCAAAGGGAAGTCCTCCTACTGCTCCGAGCCCACGCTCCTTAAAAAGGCCAACAAAAAACA GAACTTCAAATCAGAGGTCATGGTGCCAGTCAAAGCCAGTGGCAGCTCCCACTGCCGGGCGGGGCAGACTGGAGTCTGTCTCATTATGTGA